The Kineothrix sp. IPX-CK genomic interval TTGCCTTTCTTGATCCCTGCCGCTTCTGCTGCAGTTCCTTCATATACCTGAGATACATATACGCCCTTAGGCATACCGTAAGTCTGTGCCATTTCATCCACTACAGTAAGAGGAGAGAGCCCAAGATAACCCTTATTTTCTTCCGTTACTTTTGTTCTCGTCTCTTTTAACATCAAATCTTCAATAATCGGTTTGGCGGCTGAAATGGGGATTGCATAACCCATGCCTTCTATTGCATCTCCACCGATTTTATTAGAGTTAATCCCGATTACCTCGCCTTTCAGATTGAGCAGAGCTCCGCCTGAGTTACCTGGATTGATAGCCGCATCGGTCTGTATAAAGGTGGTGTCCGACTCGGAAGAGCTGCTGCTACTCGGACTGGATAAATCGATAACTCTGTTCACAGCACTGATTACACCTACCGTTACGGATTGGCCATAGCCCAAAGCATTACCGATAGCTATTGCCGGTTCTCCTACAATAAGGCTGTCGGAATCGCCAAGAGCTGCAACTGCAATGGCATCCCTTGTGGTCGCACTAAGGCTTTCCAAAGGCACTGCAATGACCGCCAGGTCCATATCTGCGTCAGTTCCTTTTATCTGAGCTTCCGCTTCCGACTCGTCGGCGAACTGTACCTTCAGCGTATCTGCGCCCTCTACCACATGATAGTTGGATACGATAAGAAGCTCCGTATCGCTTTCGCCCACAATAATTCCTGACCCTGCTGCCGTAGCTTCACTCTGCATGGACTGACCAAAAAAGGTAGTCATCGTCTCCGTATAAGTATTGTTAATGGAAACGATTGCCGGCATAACATTCTTTGCCACATCGCTGACATCGGTAACTATGGCTGTCGCCGGCTCGGTAGTGTCAATGCTTTTCGCCGTCTCAGCAATGGCATTCGCAGTATCTTTCGCTGACTCTACTGTTTCTGATGCCGCTGTTACCGAGGATCTGGTAAGCGCTCCCGTGGTGGATTCCACCGCGAAGAAACCGAGTCCTGCACAAACTCCGAAAAATAATCCGAGTCCTATGGCTGCTGCCGTCTTCTTCAAATAGCCGCCGCCCTTCTTTTCTTTCTTCTCTTTCCCCGGCTGATGATTTCCGCCGTCTCCTGCGCCGTTTCCCTGACGATAAGCGTTCTCCATATAATTATAGTTATTGCCATAACGATAACTGCCGTTACCATAACCGGAAGTATTTGCATTATTATAACCTGTGCTCTGTCCGCTGAAATTGCCGTTGCCGGATGAAACGTCTCTTGCCGTACCATCAACTACATTTTTGTTTTCGTAATCATTCGGATAATTATTCTCATACATAACAATTCCCTCTTTCCTTTCCTTAATCTTTGAACTCAGTATATTCGGGAATTGTGTTCTTTTTGTGATGAAAATATGCGTTTTTTGTTAACGTTTTTTTCATCATTCAAAATTTTTGCCTGATCTTATCCGCTTCTCCTGTTCCCAATATTCCTTGTTCATCGTAAACCTTAAAATAAGCTTCACCGGAAGCTTCCGGTAATTCTTACCAAGAGCAAAACCGGCGTAACGGCATGCACTGTTAAAATAAAAAGTCGGAATCTGGCTTCTATAACCCTCCTGCCATAAATGTCCGGTCATTTTTTTTACCAGAGCGATCCCCTCCTTTTCGGAAGTTATCCCTTCGAACACCTCCGGGTGCTGAGCCTGAGATACACCCAAGTCAAAATTCCGGTGGAACTGCTGTCTGCCTGTATAGTTATGGGAGTGAATCACCCTTGCCTGGGCGGCATATGCCACACGGTATCCCGCCTTTATCGCTTTGGCCGCATATAGCATATCCTCATTAAAAATTGTATATTTGACAAATCCTCCCAAAGAATCGAAGATGTCCCTCT includes:
- a CDS encoding S1C family serine protease, whose translation is MYENNYPNDYENKNVVDGTARDVSSGNGNFSGQSTGYNNANTSGYGNGSYRYGNNYNYMENAYRQGNGAGDGGNHQPGKEKKEKKGGGYLKKTAAAIGLGLFFGVCAGLGFFAVESTTGALTRSSVTAASETVESAKDTANAIAETAKSIDTTEPATAIVTDVSDVAKNVMPAIVSINNTYTETMTTFFGQSMQSEATAAGSGIIVGESDTELLIVSNYHVVEGADTLKVQFADESEAEAQIKGTDADMDLAVIAVPLESLSATTRDAIAVAALGDSDSLIVGEPAIAIGNALGYGQSVTVGVISAVNRVIDLSSPSSSSSSESDTTFIQTDAAINPGNSGGALLNLKGEVIGINSNKIGGDAIEGMGYAIPISAAKPIIEDLMLKETRTKVTEENKGYLGLSPLTVVDEMAQTYGMPKGVYVSQVYEGTAAEAAGIKKGNIITEFDGNKVTTAEDLLSVMEYYSAGDTIDVTIMQGSPTGWESKTVTVTLGEKYAAYDTNSNDTNSNDTSDNE